The Streptomyces sp. CC0208 genome window below encodes:
- a CDS encoding M15 family peptidase: MTLSSPHPPRRRVLRTGLGLTAAAGLATLAVPSPASASTRTAADGSPAHHTSANGWPTESQADTSGAIWTRQVPGSSVSVALRIGEAATVLVHVIRRYHYEIDTLVDGEVIGFRPADGTLKGRATNHASGTAVAIRPTWYPDGAKGGLFPHQLATVRDILKECQDVVAWGGDFRRPNESHFQIDVAPSDARLKRLAARIRGWEDIPGQGAGTLSLGA; this comes from the coding sequence GTGACCCTCTCATCCCCACACCCGCCGCGCCGCCGCGTACTGCGCACCGGCCTCGGCCTGACCGCGGCGGCGGGCCTCGCCACTCTCGCGGTCCCCTCCCCGGCGTCCGCGTCCACGCGAACGGCCGCGGACGGCTCGCCCGCGCACCACACCAGCGCCAACGGCTGGCCGACGGAATCGCAGGCCGACACCTCGGGAGCCATCTGGACCCGTCAGGTGCCGGGCAGTTCGGTCTCCGTGGCCCTGCGCATCGGCGAGGCCGCCACCGTGCTCGTACACGTCATCCGCCGTTACCACTACGAGATCGACACACTCGTTGACGGGGAGGTGATCGGCTTCCGCCCCGCGGACGGCACGCTGAAGGGCCGCGCGACCAACCACGCCTCGGGGACCGCGGTCGCGATACGCCCGACCTGGTACCCGGACGGCGCCAAGGGCGGTCTCTTCCCCCACCAACTGGCCACGGTCCGCGACATCCTCAAGGAATGCCAGGACGTGGTGGCCTGGGGTGGAGACTTCCGCCGCCCGAACGAGTCCCACTTCCAGATCGACGTAGCCCCCTCGGACGCGCGCCTGAAGCGGCTCGCGGCCAGGATTCGAGGCTGGGAGGACATACCCGGCCAGGGGGCGGGGACGCTCTCCCTGGGCGCCTGA